In Aegilops tauschii subsp. strangulata cultivar AL8/78 chromosome 3, Aet v6.0, whole genome shotgun sequence, one genomic interval encodes:
- the LOC141042696 gene encoding uncharacterized protein: protein MGFDLSSLIVPFVGLDILTKPFEKEEMDMIVKHMPVDKAPGPDGFNGLFFKRCWHIISQDFYELAQALFEGTAHLENINYSYITPVPKKSSPEEVGDFRPISLTGMGLKFLSKMAANRFQEVIMQCVHKNQYGFIKSRTIQDCIGWIFEYLHQCHQSKRPIVPHLFCLMESLVGSSDVKRVSDRVIQSLPSFFVLADDLLQAVINDMFRRGILHLPIPCHDQDYPVIQYADDTLIILPADKDHLIALKDMLRVFSVSTGLDIGKMPFTYLGLPVGITRPKMVDFMPLFGCPCWNSKTIEENPETMPLEEE from the exons ATGGGTTTTGATCTTTCTTCCCTCATTGTACCATTTGTGGGTTTAGATATTCTCACTAAGCCTTTTGAGAAGGAGGAAATGGACATGATTGTCAAGCATATGCCAGTTGATAAAGCTCCAGGTCCAGATGGTTTTAATGGTCTCTTCTTCAAAAGGTGCTGGCACATAATTTCCCAGGATTTTTATGAACTGGCCCAGGCTTTGTTTGAGGGTACTGCTCATCTGGAAAATATCAATTACTCATACATAACTCCGGTGCCTAAGAAGTCCTCCCCTGAAGAGGTGGGTGATTTCAGACCTATCTCTTTAACAGGAATGGGTCTTAAGTTCCTGTCTAAGATGGCAGCCAATAGGTTTCAAGAGGTGATTATGCAGTGTGTCCACAAGAACCAGTATGGTTTCATAAAAAGCAGAACAATTCAAGATTGTATTGGGTGGATCTTTGAGTATTTGCACCAGTGCCACCAGTCCAAGAGACCTATT GTACCTCATCTGTTCTGCTTAATGGAGTCCCTGGTAGGAAGTTCAGATGTAAAAAGGGTGTCAGACAGGGTGATCCAGTCTCTCCCCTCCTTTTTTGTCCTAGCTGACGATCTCCTGCAGGCTGTAATCAATGACATGTTCAGAAGGGGCATTCTTCACTTACCTATACCTTGTCATGATCAGGATTACCCTGTGattcagtatgctgatgacactcTTATTATCTTGCCTGCTGACAAGGACCATCTTATAGCTCTGAAGGATATGCTCAGGGTCTTCTCTGTGTCCACTGGTCTGGAT ATTGGGAAAATGCCATTTACCTACCTTGGGTTACCAGTAGGAATTACAAGGCCTAAAATGGTGGATTTTATGCCATTG TTTGGCTGTCCCTGCTGGAATTCTAAAACAATTGAAGAGAATCCAGAGACAATGCCTCTGGAGGAGGAATAG